The following proteins are encoded in a genomic region of Chryseobacterium cucumeris:
- a CDS encoding RHS repeat-associated core domain-containing protein, producing the protein MKKYNHKKIQIFSALLLSFTSIFCFSQYFHDTKGNIEVNRAGQLQFSLPLDLPPGIKTVSPQVGLVYNSETGNGIAGYGWSISGITTISRTGKNIENEGEVKGVQMDYSDYYSFNGKRLVLKSGVYGKDGAEYVTEKYSNTKFKSIGAAAGWSGPEYWEVTFEDGSQAWYGRNPVARIPNEYNISEWKDSQGNYITYSYVQGTRTAMISSISWGGNMDLNTPHMNTIQFSYNDRDLKEESYVQGLKSYQNKILSEIKVLTNNNQFKRYSIEYTGNGTNYQFVGKITEYNANNEPSNPVTFTYPGMVNSSYAEYTAEPEPFNDVKLVADLNGDSYLDFLMNNGTVKLGAFNETFTTVSTGKTFAGNAKVVSTLLDEEGQVYNGNGIVEFKDGRIYGYIFRNNAFVKVFDKSLGNTVFNSAGDNLILEVGDFNGDGIPDAFLDDGAPAGFNVKGIVDLKNSATPLISLLLDAGINENDYKERKYTDIDGDGKVEIINVSGTQYTVFEFVKNSAGQNIQKIRFSGTLLETRDPEFPVLYGDYNGDGKLDFAIPITDYVIGKPDDWRFYMGTDKGFVPFLKKEFFTYRKFQKEVTVDYAKFARQYFFSVTDMNKDGKSDIVQVFSYNQINMYNAAGSRDFGYVVSAKMANGSDVSGTPNFTPNWSFQSPVYGTPDILDLTLFTPITNSIKSGNNYYNVFLYWKQFLKKIKGPTPVSELARMTSITQGGVTTSVKYLEVVPGNTTTPDFYKKEKKEIYPKYAMTRVDQAYAVSQLIEEGRKQDFRYRGLVGNLQGKKLLGFQQIARSSWYADGFENTKIWSGSQIDPNLDGAPVKEWSIRTNNESNIFPADISENNNQLLSFESVDYKADKLLNGQVITSIPTGSQSKIVTAIVPKFVKTKDFLTGKFVQKVTTYENYYLPAKIEISTNNGYGVSTTEFDYTHNIWGTGNNYYVGRPTNKAEKNEAYGDIQNTFTTYTYENNLLKSSQFYPGNNATQAVTEEFSYDGFGNITGKKTISGLDGNSKTQKDEYDPTGRFIIKKTDNLGLETGFTYNSLGQVLTQTDPNGNTLTNSYDVWGKLQSSASSLTGTTTYLYTKDSQYNETITRNDPDGEVVKVFTNKLGQEYKTSSKAFAQGQYVSKDVQYDILGRKTKESEPYFDGQGASQWNTFAYDDTVFPAKVKATAFTGKQTETIISGLTTTVKETSLLDYGRTTSQTLDALGNVLSSSDKGGTVQFSYNAAGQQIQAKYAEHIVTTMYDDWGNKIRVEDPSTGVYEYQYLGYMGALSRAISPKGEKRFQYNSLGQLILQNEKSTTGSETDKAINFSYNNKGRLTVKEGTSNGKKYTYTINYDPQGRTISSFQETPEAYFSHKNVVYDSKGRISSYEKAIQTSVGTTTVSVENLYNAWNGELYQVKEKTSGKVLWELKEANAKGLLVKAKLGAAEINNEYDGYGFLTNVNHSSLIKPDIYKASYSFDAIKNELKSRKSLLPFETEYFDYDDNNRLVNWTDPVSGLKPLTNRNIYDAKGRILENDQVGTIKYENADKIYQATGMTLNNEGLMNYDQDLVQTVLYNENNDPVYIVGEKGTVAFQYGLTGMRQRATYKGIFDPESDGEFTKLYSEEGSFEVVKNNINGKEKHTIYIEGTPYESNIVFLKNFDENSGSFKFLHKDYLGSILAISDEAGNMLEQRHFDAWGNLTHLRIGKSKLAVGKASIDVLINASGGLLIDRGYTGHEHYMEVGIIHMNGRLYDPLLRRFLNADENIQDPFNTQIYNRYGYVMNNPLIYTDPNGEFAWIVVGAVIGGYLTGVKANGSWNPVKWNWGATWGKIAMGAAVGAFTGGVGAAVGSASLAAAGAYGIQGGLLGGAIAGASGGAVAGAINGFATAVMFGEDVIEGTVMGGLSGAAIGGAAGAITGGIGQILQNAKAAQIGAPQGTILKGAPIEVGRTQWTLNNTPKTTTVGATPVKTTPIEIGDIGVSTDQYVATKIVNEQPVKVYEEGPQKIFKGNYASNEGASKTTTSLRKVGTVLESVDDVMANPNLLDGKSYGYVRSILGNSKNWVNDVMRRSTRANGWVLREMNQTGNDFTGRMIQYHPGTPRHFNGMPYWKVSSGNGTFRIPLNP; encoded by the coding sequence ATGAAAAAATACAATCATAAGAAAATACAGATATTTTCAGCGTTGTTATTATCTTTCACTTCAATTTTCTGCTTTTCTCAGTATTTTCATGATACTAAGGGAAATATTGAAGTCAACAGAGCCGGACAGCTACAGTTTTCTTTGCCTCTGGACTTGCCTCCCGGTATTAAAACTGTTTCACCTCAGGTAGGTTTAGTGTACAACAGTGAGACAGGGAACGGTATTGCCGGATATGGATGGAGTATTTCAGGAATAACCACTATCAGCAGAACAGGGAAGAACATTGAAAATGAAGGAGAGGTAAAGGGAGTTCAGATGGATTACTCTGATTATTACAGTTTTAATGGTAAAAGACTGGTACTGAAATCAGGTGTATATGGCAAAGACGGAGCTGAATATGTAACAGAGAAATATTCCAACACCAAATTTAAATCAATAGGAGCCGCAGCCGGATGGTCTGGCCCGGAATATTGGGAAGTAACTTTTGAGGATGGTTCTCAGGCATGGTATGGCCGTAATCCGGTTGCCAGAATACCCAATGAATATAATATAAGCGAATGGAAAGATTCACAGGGAAATTACATTACTTACAGTTATGTCCAGGGAACCCGTACTGCCATGATAAGCAGCATAAGCTGGGGTGGGAATATGGATCTGAATACCCCTCATATGAACACCATACAGTTTTCCTATAATGACAGAGACTTAAAAGAGGAATCATATGTACAGGGCCTCAAATCTTACCAAAATAAGATTCTTTCAGAGATAAAGGTACTTACCAATAATAACCAGTTTAAGCGGTACAGCATAGAATATACAGGCAATGGAACCAATTATCAGTTTGTCGGGAAGATCACCGAATATAATGCTAATAACGAGCCTTCCAATCCGGTTACTTTCACTTATCCGGGTATGGTCAATTCTTCTTATGCAGAATATACGGCTGAGCCAGAACCTTTTAATGATGTTAAATTGGTTGCAGATTTAAATGGAGATTCTTATCTGGACTTCCTGATGAATAATGGTACAGTAAAGCTGGGGGCTTTTAACGAAACTTTTACTACAGTTTCCACAGGTAAAACTTTTGCTGGTAATGCTAAAGTAGTCAGTACACTATTAGACGAAGAAGGACAGGTATATAATGGGAATGGAATTGTTGAGTTTAAGGATGGCAGGATCTATGGCTATATTTTTAGAAACAATGCTTTTGTAAAGGTATTCGATAAAAGTCTTGGCAATACTGTTTTTAATTCAGCTGGTGATAATTTAATTCTTGAAGTAGGTGATTTTAATGGCGATGGTATACCTGATGCTTTTCTTGATGATGGCGCACCTGCAGGGTTTAATGTAAAAGGTATTGTAGACCTTAAAAATTCGGCTACTCCTTTAATTAGTCTGCTACTTGATGCTGGAATCAATGAAAATGATTATAAAGAACGAAAGTATACGGATATAGATGGGGACGGAAAAGTGGAAATCATTAATGTATCTGGTACGCAATATACCGTTTTTGAATTTGTAAAAAACAGTGCCGGCCAAAACATACAGAAAATAAGATTTTCCGGAACACTTCTGGAAACCAGAGATCCTGAATTCCCTGTCTTATATGGTGATTACAATGGAGACGGAAAACTTGATTTCGCAATCCCTATTACCGATTATGTGATAGGAAAGCCTGACGACTGGAGATTCTATATGGGCACAGACAAGGGGTTTGTTCCTTTCCTGAAGAAGGAATTCTTCACCTACAGGAAATTCCAGAAAGAAGTGACAGTTGATTACGCCAAATTTGCCAGACAATATTTCTTTTCGGTTACCGATATGAACAAAGACGGAAAATCTGATATTGTTCAGGTATTTTCCTATAACCAGATCAATATGTATAACGCAGCTGGTTCAAGGGATTTCGGTTATGTTGTAAGTGCAAAGATGGCTAATGGATCAGATGTTAGCGGAACACCTAATTTTACTCCCAACTGGTCATTTCAAAGCCCGGTATATGGTACCCCGGATATTCTGGATCTTACTCTCTTTACCCCGATTACCAATTCAATAAAGTCCGGGAATAATTATTATAATGTCTTTTTATACTGGAAGCAGTTCCTGAAAAAAATAAAAGGGCCTACCCCTGTTTCTGAATTGGCAAGAATGACTTCGATTACTCAGGGAGGGGTGACTACATCTGTAAAATATCTGGAAGTAGTTCCGGGTAATACTACGACTCCTGATTTCTACAAGAAAGAAAAGAAAGAGATTTATCCTAAGTATGCTATGACCAGGGTAGATCAGGCATATGCGGTATCCCAGCTTATAGAAGAAGGCAGAAAGCAGGATTTCCGTTACAGAGGCCTTGTAGGAAACCTTCAGGGAAAAAAATTATTGGGATTCCAACAGATAGCCCGTTCTTCCTGGTATGCAGATGGTTTTGAAAATACTAAAATATGGTCCGGATCACAAATAGATCCAAATTTAGATGGAGCACCGGTAAAAGAATGGAGTATCAGGACTAATAATGAAAGTAATATTTTTCCTGCAGATATTTCAGAGAATAATAACCAGCTGCTGAGCTTCGAATCTGTAGACTACAAAGCAGATAAGCTGTTGAATGGTCAGGTAATTACTTCTATTCCCACTGGTAGTCAGTCCAAAATTGTTACTGCCATTGTTCCTAAGTTTGTCAAAACAAAAGATTTTTTAACCGGAAAATTTGTTCAGAAAGTAACAACCTATGAGAACTATTACCTGCCAGCCAAAATTGAAATCAGTACGAACAATGGTTACGGAGTATCTACCACTGAGTTTGACTATACCCATAATATCTGGGGAACCGGAAATAATTATTATGTAGGAAGACCGACAAACAAGGCTGAAAAGAATGAAGCATATGGTGATATACAAAATACCTTTACCACGTATACCTATGAGAATAACCTTTTAAAAAGCAGCCAGTTTTATCCGGGAAATAATGCGACCCAGGCAGTAACAGAAGAATTTTCTTATGACGGGTTTGGGAATATCACGGGTAAAAAGACCATTTCAGGATTAGACGGAAATTCAAAAACTCAGAAAGATGAGTATGATCCTACGGGAAGATTTATCATAAAAAAAACGGATAATCTCGGACTGGAAACCGGGTTTACTTATAACAGCCTTGGACAGGTCCTGACCCAAACAGATCCGAACGGCAATACCCTCACCAACAGCTATGATGTATGGGGTAAACTCCAGAGTTCGGCTTCCAGCTTAACAGGAACTACAACATACCTGTACACTAAAGACAGCCAATACAATGAAACCATTACCCGTAATGATCCCGATGGAGAGGTAGTAAAAGTGTTTACCAACAAGCTGGGACAGGAATATAAAACATCTTCCAAAGCTTTCGCACAGGGGCAGTATGTGTCTAAAGACGTTCAATACGATATCCTGGGTAGAAAGACCAAAGAATCTGAACCTTATTTTGACGGACAGGGAGCCTCTCAATGGAACACCTTTGCATATGATGATACGGTATTCCCGGCTAAGGTAAAAGCCACAGCATTTACCGGGAAGCAGACAGAGACCATTATATCGGGATTGACCACAACAGTAAAAGAAACCAGTCTTCTGGATTACGGCAGAACAACTTCCCAGACACTTGACGCTTTAGGAAATGTACTATCATCTTCCGATAAGGGCGGTACCGTTCAGTTTTCTTATAATGCAGCAGGTCAACAGATCCAGGCTAAATATGCGGAGCATATTGTAACCACAATGTATGATGACTGGGGAAATAAAATACGGGTAGAAGATCCTTCTACCGGGGTATATGAATATCAGTACCTTGGGTATATGGGCGCTCTGTCAAGAGCAATAAGTCCAAAAGGTGAAAAAAGGTTTCAATACAACAGCCTTGGGCAGCTTATCCTACAGAATGAAAAGTCCACCACCGGAAGTGAAACTGATAAAGCGATTAATTTTTCCTATAACAATAAGGGAAGACTTACTGTAAAAGAGGGAACATCCAATGGAAAGAAATATACGTACACGATAAACTATGATCCACAGGGAAGGACTATTTCTTCTTTCCAGGAAACTCCTGAAGCCTACTTTTCACACAAAAATGTTGTCTATGACAGCAAGGGACGAATAAGCTCCTACGAAAAGGCAATACAGACATCCGTTGGAACAACAACAGTTTCGGTGGAAAATCTTTACAATGCGTGGAATGGTGAGCTTTACCAAGTTAAGGAGAAAACCTCAGGGAAAGTTTTATGGGAACTGAAAGAAGCCAACGCAAAAGGACTGCTGGTAAAAGCTAAATTGGGAGCAGCTGAAATTAATAATGAATATGATGGTTACGGATTTTTGACCAATGTTAATCATTCCTCGCTGATAAAACCAGATATTTATAAGGCCTCTTACAGTTTTGATGCGATTAAAAACGAACTCAAAAGCAGAAAATCTCTTCTCCCTTTTGAAACAGAATATTTTGATTACGACGACAACAATCGTCTGGTTAACTGGACAGATCCTGTTTCTGGATTAAAGCCTCTTACCAATAGAAATATTTATGATGCGAAAGGCAGAATACTGGAAAATGACCAGGTGGGAACTATCAAGTATGAAAATGCTGACAAGATCTATCAGGCTACCGGTATGACACTTAATAATGAAGGGCTGATGAATTACGATCAGGATTTGGTGCAGACTGTCCTTTATAATGAGAATAATGATCCGGTATATATTGTTGGGGAAAAAGGGACGGTGGCTTTCCAGTATGGTTTAACGGGTATGAGACAAAGAGCTACCTATAAAGGAATTTTTGATCCGGAATCTGATGGAGAGTTTACCAAACTATATAGTGAAGAAGGTAGTTTTGAAGTTGTAAAGAACAATATCAATGGAAAAGAAAAACATACAATTTATATTGAGGGTACTCCATATGAAAGCAATATTGTATTTTTGAAAAACTTTGATGAGAATAGTGGTTCTTTTAAATTTTTGCATAAAGATTATCTCGGAAGCATCCTAGCCATTAGTGATGAAGCAGGAAATATGCTTGAACAAAGGCATTTTGATGCATGGGGTAATCTCACTCATCTTCGCATTGGAAAAAGTAAATTAGCTGTAGGCAAAGCCAGCATCGATGTCCTGATAAATGCCTCCGGAGGATTATTGATAGACAGAGGATATACTGGTCATGAGCATTATATGGAGGTGGGGATTATCCACATGAACGGAAGACTCTACGACCCGCTTCTAAGAAGATTTTTGAATGCAGATGAAAATATCCAGGACCCGTTCAATACTCAGATCTATAACAGGTATGGGTATGTGATGAATAATCCGCTAATCTACACTGATCCAAATGGAGAATTTGCATGGATTGTTGTAGGAGCAGTAATAGGCGGCTATTTAACAGGAGTAAAAGCGAATGGTTCATGGAATCCAGTAAAATGGAACTGGGGAGCGACCTGGGGAAAAATTGCGATGGGAGCTGCTGTAGGGGCATTCACTGGAGGTGTTGGAGCAGCTGTTGGTTCAGCATCCCTTGCTGCCGCAGGCGCCTATGGAATCCAGGGCGGTCTTCTGGGAGGAGCTATTGCAGGAGCTTCAGGAGGAGCCGTTGCAGGAGCTATTAACGGATTTGCCACTGCCGTAATGTTTGGAGAAGATGTGATAGAGGGAACGGTAATGGGCGGCTTATCCGGTGCTGCTATAGGAGGAGCTGCAGGTGCAATCACTGGAGGTATTGGCCAAATTCTCCAAAATGCAAAGGCAGCTCAAATAGGAGCTCCACAAGGAACAATCTTAAAAGGTGCTCCAATTGAAGTAGGAAGGACTCAATGGACTCTAAACAATACACCAAAAACTACCACTGTTGGAGCAACTCCTGTGAAAACTACCCCTATAGAAATTGGGGATATTGGTGTCAGTACTGATCAATATGTAGCGACAAAGATTGTGAACGAACAACCAGTAAAAGTTTATGAGGAAGGGCCACAAAAAATATTCAAAGGAAATTATGCTAGTAATGAAGGAGCATCAAAGACAACCACTTCATTACGCAAAGTTGGCACAGTTTTAGAAAGTGTTGATGATGTTATGGCTAACCCTAATCTTTTAGATGGAAAATCCTATGGATATGTACGTAGCATTTTAGGTAATTCAAAGAATTGGGTTAATGATGTTATGAGACGAAGTACTCGAGCAAATGGTTGGGTACTTCGTGAAATGAATCAGACAGGTAATGATTTTACAGGAAGAATGATACAATATCATCCAGGTACCCCAAGACATTTCAATGGTATGCCATATTGGAAAGTATCATCAGGAAATGGAACTTTTAGAATACCCTTAAATCCATAA
- the pth gene encoding aminoacyl-tRNA hydrolase yields MKYLIVGLGNKGSEYENTRHNIGFKVAEKIAETLEVSFNTSNFGWLAEGKHKGRKVFVLKPDTYMNLSGNAVKYWMQKENIPLENVLIVTDDLALPFGTLRLKGKGSDAGHNGLKNINEVLQTQNYARLRFGISADFAAGRQVDYVLGTWNEEEAEKLTERIETFAKAGLSFVFAGLNNTMSAFNGK; encoded by the coding sequence ATGAAATATTTAATTGTCGGGCTTGGTAATAAAGGCTCTGAATATGAGAATACACGACATAATATAGGATTTAAAGTAGCTGAGAAAATAGCGGAAACCCTTGAAGTATCATTCAATACCTCCAATTTTGGCTGGCTGGCAGAAGGAAAGCACAAAGGCAGAAAAGTTTTTGTCCTGAAACCGGACACCTATATGAACCTTTCCGGAAATGCAGTGAAATACTGGATGCAGAAAGAAAATATTCCTTTGGAGAATGTTCTTATTGTAACTGACGATCTTGCTTTACCTTTCGGGACTTTAAGATTGAAAGGAAAAGGTTCAGATGCAGGGCACAACGGACTTAAAAATATCAATGAAGTATTGCAGACTCAAAATTATGCAAGGCTTCGCTTTGGAATCTCTGCAGATTTTGCTGCCGGAAGACAGGTAGACTATGTATTAGGAACCTGGAATGAAGAAGAAGCTGAAAAGCTTACGGAAAGAATAGAAACCTTTGCAAAGGCCGGTCTTTCTTTCGTTTTTGCCGGATTGAATAATACGATGTCTGCTTTTAACGGAAAATAA
- the mfd gene encoding transcription-repair coupling factor: MQLKSINEKFLPDLMQKEFGKEIFTQLENNQHITVKGSAGSSVSIFVAELFLVQKKNILYLVDDKEDALYANTEMEDLLGKDKVLYFPATHLEPYQVEKTQNANLVLRTEVLNKINSGRSPKVIVAYAGALSEKVLKKEDFKAISHHIKVGDQLDFDFVDELLNHYHFQQADFVSEPGEFSVRGGIVDVFSYSHEKPYRITFFGNEVESIKTFDIETQLSVDKVKDFQLVSNMNFSVTGTRVSLLQLLPAESFVISRNGMVGMQKIRAFYEKSLEKYDSLSKDIAHRTPQELFISDQEFLFDYKKFKTVDFGGIVIEGLKEVTEVKMEQLPQPSFHKNFELLIEDIEEKQNDGFDTWISFSTEKQKERLESIFEELEHELPFKSFKSELHEGFVDNGHKLLVYTDHQIFDRYQRYKAKNTFAKSEQLTLKDLMSLKIGDYIAHIDHGIGKFMGLVKVNNDGKIQECFKLTYKNGDLLYVSIHSLHKISKYNGPDGKEIVLSKLGSPTWKSLKQKTKAKVKQIAFDLIQLYAHRKTAKGFAYTPDSYLQNELEASFIYEDTPDQEKATVDVKRDMEADTVMDRLVCGDVGFGKTEVAIRAAFKAATDGKQVAVLVPTTILAFQHYRSFKERLKDFPVNVAYVNRFRTAKQKSETLEALKNGKVDIIIGTHQLVSSSVKFKDLGLLIIDEEHKFGVSVKDKLKTLKNNVDTLTLTATPIPRTLQFSLMAARDLSVIKTPPPNRQPVDTQLIGFNEETLRDAVSYELQRDGQVYFINNRIENLKDIAGLIQRLVPDARVITGHGQMEGKQLEKNVLDFMEGKYDVLVSTTIVESGVDVPNANTIFINDAHRFGMADLHQMRGRVGRSNRKAFCYLITPPYDMMTSDARKRLEAIEQFSDLGSGFQIAMKDLEIRGAGDLLGAEQSGFINEMGFETYQKLMQEALEELKDDADFESLFENEEDRQKLFKSVKDVNIDTDLELMLPDSYISNTEERLLLYQKIAEITNEADLHQFELELIDRFGALPKEAVNLLKSVSLKWLAADIGFEKIVMKNGVFLGYFPGNPQDKFYQTDRFRHIINYLTRNPAEAQLKEKSGKEGNQLMMRKEKVKNVDEVNLLLKAIIEHD; this comes from the coding sequence ATGCAGTTAAAATCCATCAATGAAAAGTTCCTTCCAGACCTTATGCAGAAAGAGTTTGGAAAAGAAATTTTTACCCAGTTAGAAAACAATCAGCATATTACCGTAAAGGGAAGTGCGGGATCTTCGGTTTCTATTTTTGTGGCGGAGCTATTTTTGGTCCAGAAGAAAAATATTCTTTATCTGGTAGATGATAAGGAGGATGCTTTGTATGCCAATACGGAGATGGAGGATCTTTTGGGTAAGGATAAAGTGTTATACTTTCCGGCAACCCACCTTGAACCTTACCAGGTAGAAAAAACTCAGAATGCGAATCTGGTTTTAAGAACGGAGGTCCTGAATAAAATAAATTCCGGGAGGTCTCCCAAAGTGATTGTTGCCTATGCTGGAGCTTTATCTGAAAAGGTATTGAAAAAGGAAGATTTTAAAGCAATTTCCCATCATATAAAAGTTGGGGATCAGCTTGATTTTGATTTTGTGGATGAACTGCTTAATCATTATCATTTCCAGCAGGCTGATTTCGTTTCAGAACCGGGAGAGTTTTCTGTAAGAGGAGGAATTGTAGATGTCTTTTCCTATTCACATGAAAAGCCGTACAGAATTACTTTCTTCGGTAATGAAGTGGAAAGTATTAAAACCTTTGATATCGAAACCCAGCTTTCGGTAGATAAAGTAAAAGATTTTCAGCTGGTGTCCAATATGAACTTTTCTGTGACGGGAACCAGAGTTTCTTTGCTGCAGTTATTGCCTGCGGAAAGTTTTGTAATTTCCAGAAACGGAATGGTGGGAATGCAGAAGATAAGAGCGTTCTACGAAAAGTCTCTGGAAAAATATGATAGCTTAAGTAAAGATATTGCTCACAGGACTCCGCAGGAACTTTTTATTTCTGATCAGGAGTTTTTGTTCGATTATAAAAAATTCAAAACGGTTGATTTTGGAGGAATAGTTATTGAAGGATTGAAAGAAGTAACTGAAGTAAAAATGGAGCAGCTTCCACAGCCTTCTTTTCATAAAAACTTTGAACTGCTGATTGAAGATATCGAAGAAAAGCAGAATGACGGATTTGATACCTGGATTTCCTTTTCAACAGAAAAGCAGAAAGAAAGGCTGGAGTCTATTTTTGAAGAACTTGAGCATGAACTCCCATTTAAAAGCTTTAAGTCTGAACTGCACGAAGGATTTGTCGATAATGGGCACAAACTGCTGGTTTATACGGATCATCAGATCTTTGACCGTTACCAGAGATATAAAGCGAAAAATACCTTTGCAAAATCTGAACAGCTTACCCTGAAAGACCTGATGTCTCTGAAAATCGGAGATTATATTGCCCATATCGATCATGGAATCGGGAAGTTTATGGGATTGGTGAAAGTGAACAATGACGGAAAGATTCAGGAATGTTTCAAACTGACCTATAAAAATGGAGACTTATTATATGTAAGTATTCACTCTTTACATAAGATCTCAAAATATAATGGGCCGGATGGAAAAGAAATCGTTCTGAGTAAACTGGGATCTCCGACCTGGAAATCTTTAAAACAGAAAACAAAAGCGAAGGTAAAGCAGATTGCTTTTGACCTTATTCAGTTATATGCCCATAGAAAAACGGCAAAAGGGTTTGCGTATACTCCGGATTCCTATCTGCAGAATGAGCTGGAAGCCAGCTTTATTTATGAAGATACTCCGGATCAGGAAAAGGCTACCGTAGATGTAAAGAGAGATATGGAAGCTGATACGGTAATGGACAGGCTTGTGTGCGGAGATGTAGGTTTCGGTAAAACGGAAGTTGCAATCAGGGCGGCATTTAAAGCGGCTACAGATGGAAAACAGGTTGCAGTATTAGTGCCTACAACTATTCTTGCTTTTCAGCATTACAGAAGCTTTAAAGAAAGGCTAAAAGATTTTCCGGTAAATGTTGCTTATGTCAACAGATTCAGGACAGCCAAGCAGAAATCTGAGACTTTAGAGGCTTTAAAGAACGGAAAAGTAGATATCATTATCGGAACGCATCAGTTGGTAAGCAGTTCTGTGAAATTTAAAGATCTTGGTTTATTGATTATTGATGAAGAACATAAATTCGGAGTTTCAGTAAAAGATAAATTGAAAACGCTGAAGAATAATGTTGATACCCTTACACTTACAGCCACTCCTATTCCGAGGACTTTACAGTTCTCATTGATGGCAGCGAGGGATTTATCCGTTATCAAAACACCGCCGCCGAACAGGCAGCCTGTGGATACACAGTTAATAGGATTCAATGAAGAAACGCTTCGTGATGCGGTTTCTTATGAGCTGCAGAGAGATGGCCAGGTATATTTTATCAATAACAGAATCGAAAACCTGAAAGATATTGCAGGGCTTATTCAAAGGCTGGTTCCGGATGCGAGAGTAATTACAGGACATGGGCAGATGGAAGGAAAACAGCTTGAAAAGAATGTTCTGGATTTTATGGAAGGGAAATATGATGTTCTAGTATCCACTACCATAGTAGAAAGTGGGGTAGATGTTCCGAATGCCAATACTATTTTTATCAATGATGCACATCGGTTTGGGATGGCGGATCTGCACCAGATGAGAGGAAGGGTAGGGCGAAGCAACAGAAAAGCATTCTGTTATCTGATCACTCCTCCTTATGACATGATGACCTCCGATGCCAGAAAACGTCTGGAAGCTATTGAACAGTTTTCAGATCTCGGAAGTGGTTTCCAGATTGCGATGAAAGATCTGGAAATCCGTGGTGCCGGTGATCTTCTGGGGGCCGAACAGAGCGGGTTCATCAATGAAATGGGGTTTGAAACTTATCAGAAATTAATGCAGGAAGCTTTGGAAGAGTTAAAAGATGATGCTGATTTTGAAAGTCTTTTTGAAAATGAAGAAGACAGACAAAAGCTTTTCAAATCTGTGAAGGATGTCAATATTGATACTGATTTAGAGTTGATGCTGCCGGACTCCTATATTTCCAATACTGAAGAAAGGCTGCTGTTGTATCAGAAAATTGCTGAAATTACCAACGAAGCAGATCTTCATCAGTTTGAACTGGAGCTGATTGACCGTTTTGGAGCTTTGCCGAAAGAAGCTGTCAATCTCTTAAAAAGTGTTTCCCTGAAATGGCTTGCTGCTGACATTGGCTTTGAAAAGATTGTCATGAAAAACGGAGTATTTTTAGGCTATTTCCCGGGAAATCCTCAGGATAAGTTTTATCAGACAGACAGATTCAGACATATTATTAATTATCTGACCCGGAATCCGGCTGAGGCTCAGCTTAAAGAAAAGTCCGGAAAAGAAGGTAATCAGTTGATGATGAGAAAAGAAAAAGTTAAAAATGTAGATGAGGTCAATCTTTTGTTGAAAGCAATCATTGAACATGATTAA